One stretch of Corvus hawaiiensis isolate bCorHaw1 chromosome 1, bCorHaw1.pri.cur, whole genome shotgun sequence DNA includes these proteins:
- the LOC125323638 gene encoding serine/arginine-rich splicing factor 4-like, whose amino-acid sequence GRSRGGAAQERRARSRARSRSPSRSHPQARSRSRSCSCSHPQARSRSRSRSHPRAHSRSHSRARSRSHPRVHSRSHSRARSRSHPRALSRSLSRARSRSHPRVHSRSHSRARSRSHPRALSRSLSRARSRSHPRVHSRSHSRARSRSRPRARSRSHSRARSRSHPRVHSRSLSRARSRSHPRAHSRSHSRARSRSRPRARSRSHSRARSRSHR is encoded by the coding sequence ggccggtcGAGGGGCGGTGCTGCGCAGGAGCGGCGCGCGCGTTCCCGAGCGCGTTCCCGTTCGCCTTCCCGATCACATCCCCAAGCACGTTCACGTTCCCGTTCGTGTTCCTGTTCGCATCCCCAAGCACGCTCCCGATCgcgttcccgttcccatccccgaGCACATTCCCGTTCACACTCCCGGGCgcgttcccgttcccatccccgaGTGCATTCCCGTTCACACTCCCGGGCgcgttcccgttcccatccccgaGCACTTTCCCGTTCACTTTCCCGGGCgcgttcccgttcccatccccgaGTGCATTCCCGTTCACACTCCCGGGCgcgttcccgttcccatccccgaGCACTTTCCCGTTCACTTTCCCGGGCgcgttcccgttcccatccccgaGTGCATTCCCGTTCACACTCCCGGGCGCGTTCCCGTTCCCGTCCCCGAGCGCGTTCCCGTTCACACTCCCGGGCgcgttcccgttcccatccccgaGTGCATTCCCGTTCACTTTCCCGGGCgcgttcccgttcccatccccgaGCGCATTCCCGTTCACACTCCCGGGCGCGTTCCCGTTCCCGTCCCCGAGCGCGTTCCCGTTCACACTCCCGGGCGCGTTCCCGTTCCCATCGC